A genome region from bacterium includes the following:
- the rny gene encoding ribonuclease Y translates to MDFQFLGYILVAVVFYLIGFWLQKLLRAVRLKKAEEIAHKIVEDAKKEAERHKSTAELELRAEWSKRRSEFERETRSRKKEIEQREKALDEREANLERKGDLITRKESELGRKEINLLEREKEVRNKSEKLDSLIIEQNRKLEKIAGMNQEEAKRQLFQNLEKEVKDEAKKFIKEQIEKAQAEAEREAKKIISTAIERCAAERTLESTICTIALPSEEMKGRLIGREGRNIRTFETHTGVDLVIDDTPGSVFISSLDPIRREIARRSLERLMTDGRIQPTRIEEVVEQTKKELPEVIRTAGEEAALELKVSGLHHELIKLLGQLKFRTSYGQNVLSHSKEVARLASLMAVELGFPEEIAKRAGLLHDIGKAVSQEYEGTHQKIGGELARRYGESEIVVNAIEAHHKDVEPASPIAVLIEAADAISGARPGARRETFEAYVERLEKLESIVTSFDGVDKAYAIQAGREVRVIVEPDKVSDESASELAISIARKIESEMKYPGEIKVTVIRETRAIAHAK, encoded by the coding sequence ATGGATTTCCAATTTCTTGGATATATCTTGGTTGCAGTAGTCTTTTATCTAATTGGTTTTTGGCTCCAAAAATTGCTTAGAGCTGTACGGCTCAAAAAGGCAGAAGAAATTGCCCATAAGATAGTTGAAGATGCAAAGAAGGAAGCTGAGCGCCACAAATCGACAGCTGAGTTAGAGTTGAGAGCTGAGTGGAGTAAGCGGAGAAGTGAGTTTGAGCGTGAGACAAGGTCAAGAAAGAAGGAGATTGAGCAAAGAGAGAAGGCACTTGATGAGCGTGAAGCAAACCTTGAGCGTAAAGGTGACCTTATAACAAGAAAAGAAAGTGAGTTAGGTAGAAAGGAAATAAATCTACTTGAGAGAGAAAAAGAGGTTAGAAATAAGAGTGAGAAGCTTGATAGCTTGATTATAGAACAGAACAGAAAACTTGAAAAAATTGCAGGCATGAATCAAGAGGAAGCAAAGCGTCAACTGTTCCAAAACCTTGAGAAAGAGGTAAAGGATGAGGCTAAAAAGTTTATAAAGGAACAGATAGAGAAAGCACAAGCTGAAGCAGAGAGGGAGGCGAAGAAGATTATTTCTACTGCTATAGAAAGATGTGCTGCAGAGCGGACACTTGAATCTACAATTTGTACTATTGCATTACCTTCAGAAGAAATGAAAGGAAGACTAATAGGGAGGGAAGGTAGAAATATTCGCACATTTGAGACTCACACAGGCGTAGACCTTGTAATTGATGATACGCCTGGTAGTGTTTTTATCTCATCACTTGACCCCATCCGTAGAGAGATTGCAAGGCGCTCACTTGAGCGTCTTATGACAGATGGTAGGATTCAGCCAACAAGAATTGAAGAGGTTGTTGAGCAAACAAAAAAGGAGCTACCAGAGGTTATACGAACAGCTGGAGAGGAGGCAGCTCTTGAACTAAAGGTATCAGGTTTACATCATGAGCTTATAAAACTTTTAGGTCAACTTAAGTTTAGAACCTCCTATGGACAGAATGTTTTATCACATTCAAAGGAGGTAGCGCGTCTTGCCTCCCTTATGGCAGTAGAGCTTGGGTTTCCTGAAGAAATAGCAAAACGGGCAGGTTTACTTCACGATATTGGTAAAGCAGTATCTCAAGAATACGAAGGAACTCACCAAAAAATAGGTGGCGAACTTGCAAGGAGATACGGGGAATCTGAAATTGTAGTCAATGCTATTGAGGCACATCATAAGGATGTAGAACCAGCCTCTCCAATTGCAGTCCTTATAGAGGCAGCCGATGCTATATCAGGAGCACGTCCGGGGGCAAGGAGGGAGACTTTTGAAGCTTATGTTGAAAGGCTTGAAAAACTTGAAAGCATTGTCACCTCATTTGATGGAGTTGATAAGGCATATGCAATACAAGCAGGAAGAGAAGTGAGAGTGATAGTAGAACCGGATAAGGTAAGCGATGAGTCTGCATCAGAACTTGCAATCTCTATTGCTAGGAAAATTGAAAGTGAGATGAAATATCCTGGTGAGATAAAGGTGACTGTGATAAGAGAGACGAGGGCAATTGCACACGCTAAGTAA
- the ftcD gene encoding glutamate formimidoyltransferase, whose translation MPRLVECIPNFSEGRDSAVIDKIVDEITKVPGVKLTDRQMNTDHNRAVITFVGEPESCKRAAFNACKCAMELIDLRKHKGEHPRIGATDVIPFVPISDVSMEECVKLATELAKEIAEKLNIPTYLYEEAATRPERKDLAYIRKGEFEGLMTAIKTDTSRVPDFGPCELHPSAGATVVGAREYLIAYNVNLGTNNIDIAKRIASAIRFKGGGFKYVKALGFDLKERGITQVSMNMTNYKESTLFRAFEFVKREAERYGVTVIGSEIVGVVPMQALVDTADWYLRLENFRPDQILEKKVWAEGAFPHEELIPRRFISELASKSPAPGGGSVAALSGALGTALVCMVCELTIGKEKYKEVEETMKDVLKQANKFKDEFLNLMQEDEDAFNKVIASYKLPKNTEQEKNDRINKIQLALKEATRVPLEVMRLSKTALELAVTCANKGNINSISDAGVAAVELQAAADSALYNVLINLGGIKDEKFNTQVKREVDKMGKEIAKLAAKVKETVQSKL comes from the coding sequence ATGCCAAGATTGGTAGAATGTATACCAAATTTTTCTGAGGGTAGGGATTCGGCTGTTATAGACAAAATAGTGGATGAGATTACTAAAGTGCCGGGCGTTAAGCTTACTGACCGTCAAATGAATACTGACCATAACAGGGCAGTAATAACATTTGTAGGTGAGCCTGAATCTTGTAAGCGTGCTGCATTTAATGCCTGTAAGTGTGCTATGGAACTTATAGACTTACGTAAGCATAAGGGGGAACACCCAAGAATTGGGGCAACAGATGTAATCCCATTTGTCCCAATATCAGATGTAAGTATGGAAGAATGTGTTAAACTTGCAACTGAGCTTGCTAAGGAGATAGCAGAAAAGTTAAATATACCCACTTATTTATATGAGGAAGCTGCAACAAGGCCTGAGAGAAAAGACCTCGCATACATAAGGAAAGGTGAGTTTGAAGGCTTAATGACAGCAATAAAAACTGACACATCACGTGTCCCAGACTTTGGGCCATGTGAGCTACATCCAAGTGCAGGTGCAACAGTTGTAGGTGCACGTGAATACCTCATTGCATATAATGTAAATCTTGGCACTAATAATATTGATATTGCAAAGCGTATTGCCAGTGCAATAAGATTTAAGGGTGGTGGCTTTAAGTATGTAAAGGCACTTGGATTTGACCTTAAGGAGCGTGGCATTACACAGGTCTCTATGAACATGACAAATTATAAAGAAAGCACATTATTTAGGGCATTTGAGTTTGTTAAGCGTGAAGCTGAAAGGTATGGGGTTACAGTTATTGGGTCAGAGATAGTAGGGGTAGTTCCAATGCAGGCACTGGTTGACACAGCTGATTGGTATTTAAGGCTTGAAAATTTTAGACCTGACCAAATACTTGAAAAGAAAGTATGGGCTGAGGGTGCGTTCCCTCATGAGGAGCTAATCCCACGTAGATTTATATCTGAACTTGCTTCAAAGTCGCCAGCCCCAGGAGGTGGGTCAGTAGCTGCATTATCTGGTGCACTTGGTACAGCCTTGGTTTGTATGGTGTGCGAACTTACGATTGGGAAAGAAAAATATAAGGAGGTTGAAGAAACAATGAAGGATGTACTTAAGCAGGCAAATAAGTTTAAGGATGAATTCCTTAATCTGATGCAAGAAGATGAAGATGCTTTTAATAAAGTTATAGCAAGTTACAAGTTGCCTAAAAATACAGAGCAGGAAAAAAATGATAGAATTAATAAGATACAGCTTGCATTAAAAGAGGCTACACGAGTGCCACTTGAAGTTATGAGACTATCTAAGACTGCATTAGAACTTGCAGTCACCTGTGCTAACAAAGGAAATATAAACTCAATCTCTGATGCAGGAGTAGCAGCTGTTGAATTACAGGCAGCAGCGGACTCTGCTTTATATAATGTACTGATAAATCTTGGTGGAATAAAGGATGAGAAATTCAATACCCAAGTAAAACGAGAAGTTGATAAAATGGGTAAAGAAATCGCAAAACTTGCAGCAAAAGTGAAAGAAACAGTCCAGAGTAAACTCTAA
- a CDS encoding TIGR00282 family metallophosphoesterase: MRVLFVGDIYGKPGRRIASSLIPILREKEGLNFVFANGENAAGGFGLTLPIFRKLERYGIDCITTGNHLWDKKEIISELTVLPNLLRPANYPESVPGRGAQIFNNGIGVINLAGRTFMPQVECPFRTALIEIDKLNTKVILVDFHTESGAEKQALAWWLDGKVSAVIGSHTHVQTADEQILPKGTAYITDAGMTGSFNSVIGVIPDKSIKYFTYGTPQRFDIAQGDEHLNGVLLDIDESSGKALSIKRIKI, from the coding sequence ATGCGTGTTTTGTTTGTAGGCGATATTTATGGTAAGCCGGGGAGAAGGATTGCCTCTTCTCTTATTCCTATCCTTAGAGAAAAAGAGGGGCTTAATTTTGTATTTGCAAATGGAGAGAATGCGGCTGGCGGATTTGGGCTTACTTTGCCTATATTTCGTAAGCTTGAAAGGTATGGAATAGATTGCATTACAACAGGTAACCATCTATGGGATAAAAAGGAGATAATTTCAGAGCTTACTGTACTTCCTAATCTTCTAAGACCAGCTAATTATCCTGAATCAGTACCTGGGAGAGGGGCTCAAATTTTTAATAATGGAATAGGGGTAATAAATCTTGCTGGTCGTACTTTTATGCCACAAGTAGAATGCCCGTTTAGGACGGCACTCATTGAAATTGATAAATTAAATACAAAAGTAATACTTGTAGATTTTCATACAGAGAGTGGAGCTGAAAAACAAGCCCTTGCGTGGTGGCTTGATGGAAAGGTATCAGCAGTTATTGGGTCACATACCCATGTGCAGACGGCAGATGAACAAATTCTACCTAAAGGGACGGCTTACATTACAGATGCCGGGATGACTGGCTCTTTTAATTCAGTGATAGGGGTTATACCGGATAAGTCTATTAAATATTTCACTTATGGGACACCACAAAGATTTGATATAGCACAGGGAGATGAACACTTAAATGGAGTGCTATTGGATATAGACGAAAGTTCAGGTAAGGCACTATCAATTAAAAGAATTAAAATATAA
- a CDS encoding S24 family peptidase, with product MISKGKRILYIRKRVLGLTQVEFGKLLGVSHDTVSSYEKDIHEPPSDVLIKIAKLGSCSVDWLLTGKEVRPQGESPSDRLKRVENELRELQDFVKREFKLRRKPKEEELVPIDIESMKPGIPVIANIPAGHPIEITHDMVIDWIWVPQDALIKKGKPVFGIKIDGDSMSPKLEPGDYVIVIAQEVAKTHDIVVARLNGESLIKEFIKREDHIILRSSNPKYEPIIVLPSDDFKIIGVIYGIGLRKIRR from the coding sequence ATGATTAGCAAGGGAAAGCGTATATTATATATTAGGAAGAGGGTATTGGGGTTAACTCAGGTAGAATTTGGTAAGCTTCTTGGAGTTTCGCATGATACAGTCAGTTCTTATGAGAAAGATATTCATGAGCCTCCTTCTGATGTATTGATTAAGATAGCAAAACTTGGCAGTTGTTCTGTGGATTGGCTTTTAACTGGTAAAGAGGTTAGACCTCAAGGTGAGTCTCCAAGTGATAGATTAAAGCGAGTTGAGAATGAGCTTCGTGAGTTACAGGATTTTGTAAAGCGTGAATTTAAGTTAAGGCGTAAGCCAAAGGAGGAGGAGCTCGTCCCAATAGATATTGAATCAATGAAGCCAGGCATCCCTGTTATTGCAAACATACCTGCTGGTCATCCAATTGAGATAACACATGATATGGTGATTGACTGGATATGGGTACCACAGGATGCATTGATTAAGAAGGGTAAGCCAGTATTTGGTATAAAGATAGATGGTGACTCAATGAGTCCAAAACTTGAGCCCGGCGACTATGTGATAGTTATAGCTCAAGAAGTAGCGAAGACTCACGATATTGTAGTAGCACGCTTAAATGGTGAATCCTTAATAAAGGAGTTCATAAAGCGTGAAGACCATATAATATTACGCTCATCTAATCCTAAATATGAGCCAATAATTGTGCTGCCAAGTGATGACTTCAAGATAATAGGTGTAATCTATGGCATAGGGTTACGGAAGATAAGGAGATAA